The nucleotide sequence AATCTGCTTTCACGCGTTTCGGCACTGAATGCAGCCAATCCCGTTGAGTATAGCCTCTCATTACCAGCAACGAACCATGTTTTAGGACAAACGAATGTTTGTCCGGAGAGCCATCCTTCTTCGATTGCTTTTTGGGCTGCTCACCACTGGTCTTTTTACCTAGTGCAATGGATAACAAAAAGAAGAGTAAGTGATGAATACAACTTTGATAGAATCAACATTGTCGTTTGCAAAACGTAAGAGTTGATTTCTCACGTCGCTCAACTAATAGTTATAATCACATAAAGTCacttttttgtttacaaaaattgGAATCACGAACAAAGGTGACTTTCGGAGATAATAATTACTTAGTTACGTGACAATCTGAGAATTCAACCCCAGTATGCAACTGAATGGAAGGTACACTAGACTCACACCTCATTtgacatataaaaagataatacCTACCTCGGGGTTGAATACCTCGGACATAATACTAACACTAATCATGTACCTCGGGGTGTTTTATCTGGTCTTTTCTTCAACAAGAATTCACGTTCACATCCAAAGGAAAGAGAAGCAATTTCTGGAGTTGGTCCATAAAGTTTTTCATCATCAGCATGCCAACCTACATAGTCATCGCCTCCCTTATACCTATTCAATAATAAGCTGTTGAAACGACTTCCCGGGAGAGCTTTATGGACCTAAATTGCAACACTGACGGTATAAGAAAGACAACTAGCTGGATGACCGGGAACTAGAACTCGAGAGGTTGAAGAATAGCAAGCTTACGGCAGTCAGAATGTCCTTAAGCGGAGGAAATTCATCCCAGGAATATGCATGAGGCTGGTATCCACTATAAACTAGTTGCGGTAATCCTTCACTTGCCACATAACAACTGTCTCTGGGCTGTAGAAATATTATGAACGTTATCAATCTGTTTTTCCCCATAGGAATATGCAGTATCAGATTGTTATGACATGTAACATTGATATTAGCAAAGGGGAGAATTACACACTAAAAGAGAGTAAAGCAACAGCATTTCCAATTTGAATGATCAGTCATGCACCAGACAAACTAAGCTAAGAAATAATACACTAAAGGGGAGTAAAGGAACAACGTTACCACTTTCACTTTGAACGGTCCATATGAGCACAGACTTAACCTATTCACAAACTAAAAGGAAAAGCAACAACATTTCAAATTTGAATGGTCAGTCATGGCAGATGAACAAAACTATGTGTTACGTCGCATTATTATTCAGGCATAATGCACAAGGACAAAACATTCTGGCCGTGCCTTAAAATCCAACCAATCCACGCTCAAAACTTGAACACCATCTTTCTCCATGGGCTTTCTTATTTCTCAAAAACAAGTCCAAGCAGAAGTGATCCAGtaataagagaaaagaaacaGCATCCAGCTTTAGCGTTCAAACTTCACGATCGTGTGCTGCTTGACACCCGGTAGAAGCTTCGAAGTTTGGAAGAGGAAAAAAGCATTCTTACTATGTCCGAAGGAAAAAAGACGTTTCTTTGCTTGAACTTACTATGGTTTTGCCACAACCACCACCGAAACAAATTTCTTGGGAGACTAAGCTACAAGGGAACGAAAAATTAGGCACCTAATTTTTCGGTTGCTCTTTCTAGTAACTATAGGTTTGACTAACTACCTAGTCCATTCCAAACCCTCTCATTCAGGTGCCATTGGAGATCTATGTAATGGTAGTTCGTGAATTTCAGAGAAACTATATCAATCTATCACCTATATCTGCACACTGGAGTTTGAAAATTATCAATCTCAACCAACTCAACCCAAATGCAAAATACTTGATTTTCCGACGTATATCCATGAAATTTTACAATACGCGTAGCAGTCTCCATAACCCTGCTTAAGGATCACATACAGAGAACATATTGAACTACATTCACGGATCAGTTTGCCTAAGATTCACCCCTTGTTCTAAAAGATCAAAGTGGAAACATTTACTTACAATTGAACTAGCCCCACAAAAAAAGAAAGATGGCATGTCATATAAACTACATCAAAGCTGTACAATTATAGTTAGACAAGGAAATACAGAGCAGCCAATCCAAGACTTAAAATATGCAGAATGACTAGGATTTTCACTAAAccgattcaaaatagaaaaagtaaacaGATTGAAGCAAAAGGAattcaatacaacaacaacatatccggtGTAATCcaacaagtggggtctggggagggtgctGCATACGCAACCTTAGCCCTACCTTGTTAAGGTAGAGCGGTCGTTTCCGCTATACGCTCGGCTCAAGTACAAATACCAAAAACTAAATATGCAAAGCAAATACAGAAGTAAAGAAATGCTGAAAACAATGAAAGAGACAATagcaataacaaaataatacaatatccGAAGCAAAGGAAACAAAAggtaataccaaaactgaataatAAGATAGTCGAAGACTAATACTAACCATGctcataagggaactagacaacgctcgactacctactaaccttctagaATAATCCTCGACCTCCACAAactcctatctagggtcatgtcctcggtaaggtACAAGTGTGTCATATACTGTCTATAGCTAAACTCTCACACCTCCTCACTTGGGCACCTGCGTATCTCAAACAATCTCAACATGGAATCTTCATTCTTTATTCACCACGTaagtcactcccaccttatccACGATACTTTCATTAGTTAAAAGGGATTCAATATCTACTACACATCCATTAAAGAGTATTATACAATGTAGTAATATACAAGAAAGTACAAAGCAATAAAGCATTAGACTTTAGTCTCCATTTTGCCTGATAAAACATTACACTAACAATTCATAAATAATTAGTACAAAATTGAAAGAGAACCTGAACACAAGATCTACCGAATACACGAATCGTCGGACGATTCCACGGTATATTTTTGTTAAGATACTCCAAATAATCCCATGATTCATCATAATTTATGAACCTGGACATGTATATTACTTCGCTTCCATTTCCCAATTCAATTACTCTTCTTgttctacaatcacttttttcCCCTGCCGTAGCTCCGCCTTGCTCCGCCGTACAGAGGTGGAGGCCGCCGGAATCGCCGGTCGTCATTGGTGTAGAAAAGAGATTTTGAAATGAATTGGGGGTTATAAGAAGAAATATGGCGGCAAATTTGACCCGCGAagttagtttaattttttgtggNNNNNNNNNNNNNNNNNNNNNNNNNNNNNNNNNNNNNNNNNNNNNNNNNNNNNNNNNNNNNNNNNNNNNNNNNNNNNNNNNNNNNNNNNNNNNNNNNNNNNNNNNNNNNNNNNNNNNNNNNNNNNNNNNNNNNNNNNNNNNNNNNNNNNNNNNNNNNNNNNNNNNNNNNNNNNNNNNNNNNNNNNNNNNNNNNNNNNNNNNNNNNNNNNNNNNNNNNNNNNNNNNNNNNNNNNNNNNNNNNNNNNNNNNNNNNNNNNNNNNNNNNNNNNNNNNNNNNNNNNNNNNNNNNNNNNNNNNNNNNNNNNNNNNNNNNNNNNNNNNNNNNNNNNNNNNNNNNNNNNNNNNNNNNNNNNNNNNNNNNNNNNNNNNNNNNNNNNNNNNNNNNNNNNNNNNNNNNNNNNNNNNNNNNNNNNNNNNNNNNNNNNNNNNNNNNNNNNNNNNNNNNNNNNNNNNNNNNNNNNNNNNNNNNNNNNNNNNNNNNNNNNNNNNNNNNNNNNNNNNNNNNNNNNNNNNNNNNNNNNNNNNNNNNNNNNNNNNNNNNNNNNNNNNNNNNNNNNNNNNNNNNNNNNNNNNNNNNNNNNNNNNNNNN is from Capsicum annuum cultivar UCD-10X-F1 chromosome 5, UCD10Xv1.1, whole genome shotgun sequence and encodes:
- the LOC107870098 gene encoding DNA oxidative demethylase ALKBH2 — encoded protein: MTTGDSGGLHLCTAEQGGATAGEKSDCRTRRVIELGNGSEVIYMSRFINYDESWDYLEYLNKNIPWNRPTIRVFGRSCVQPRDSCYVASEGLPQLVYSGYQPHAYSWDEFPPLKDILTAVHKALPGSRFNSLLLNRYKGGDDYVGWHADDEKLYGPTPEIASLSFGCEREFLLKKRPDKTPRGKKTSGEQPKKQSKKDGSPDKHSFVLKHGSLLVMRGYTQRDWLHSVPKRVKADSLRINLTFRLVL